In the genome of Entelurus aequoreus isolate RoL-2023_Sb linkage group LG08, RoL_Eaeq_v1.1, whole genome shotgun sequence, one region contains:
- the mfsd1l gene encoding major facilitator superfamily domain-containing protein 1 translates to MAQPAEKGYYRFLVLFFNCLLTFGSYFCFDIPSVLQDQFQGNLTCPNATVINGTVDCVVGLGMTPQQYNLLYAIYAWTNAVVVILAGFLIDKLGNRFGVFLFSFLCVLGSSMFALGSHFRGTPYLLPLMLTGRLLFGSGNGSLTIVQNRITAFWFKGKELALAFGLTLAFSRLGSVLNFFFTQRFEESFGLQWTLWGGALLCVLGFTSAIIVSSLDKVGMRQLGLDGAIQEESRKVKIQDVKLLSLRYWLLVLTIMFFYNGIFPFIADASKFIQDKYTGYTQKEAAYIAGAVYDSSLVLSAIVGILIDYVGLRGVFAVACAVFTLPVFGLLAFTFVPPLVSTIWLGVTYSFAAASMWPSIPLVVPQATIGTAMGLATSVQMVGIGISNLVVGQILGTKSSDTKIPLWRWQKMMIFMLANTVGCIITSVLLNVVDHRQGGMLNKMTKRSGQAEREPDREPLNQEEKEESEDEGDEALPSHSINS, encoded by the exons ATGGCACAACCCGCAGAGAAAG GTTATTATCGCTTTTTGGTGCTATTCTTCAACTGCCTGCTGACGTTTGGCTCCTACTTCTGCTTTGACATCCCCAGTGTTCTGCAGGATCAGTTTCAAGGG AACCTGACATGTCCCAATGCGACGGTGATCAATGGGACGGTGGACTGTGTGGTGGGCTTGGGGATGACCCCTCAGCAGTACAATCTTCTCTATGCTATCTATGCGTGGAC GAACGCGGTGGTGGTGATCCTAGCTGGCTTCCTGATTGACAAATTGGGCAACCGCT TCGGGGTGTTCCTCTTCTCCTTCCTGTGCGTCTTGGGTTCCTCCATGTTCGCCCTGGGTTCCCACTTCAGAGGAACTCCCTACCTTCTACCGCTCATGCTCACAGGACGACTCCTGTTCGGATCAGGCAACGGTTCTCTGACCA TCGTCCAGAACCGCATCACTGCCTTCTGGTTCAAGGGGAAGGAACTGGCTTTAGCTTTTGGGCTTACCTTAGCGTTTTCTCGCTTGGGGTCCGTCCTCAACTTCTTCTTCACGCAGAGGTTTGAAGAAAGCTTTGGCTTGCAGTGGACCCTGTGGGGAG GTGCTCTCTTGTGTGTGTTGGGTTTCACATCTGCCATCATAGTCAGCAGTCTGGACAAGGTGGGAATGAGGCAGCTGGGTCTTGACGGTGCCATCCAGGAGGAGTCTCGCAAAGTG AAAATCCAGGATGTAAAACTGCTGTCGCTGAGATACTGGCTGCTGGTTCTCACCATCATGTTCTTCTACAACGGAATCTTCCCCTTCATTGCCGATGCCAG TAAGTTCATTCAGGATAAATACACTGGCTACACTCAGAAGGAGGCGGCTTACATCGCCGGGGCCGTTTACGACAGCTCCCTCGTCCTCTCTGCCATCGTCGGCATCCTCATA GATTACGTTGGTCTACGGGGGGTTTTCGCCGTGGCCTGCGCCGTGTTCACGCTGCCCGTGTTTGGACTCCTGGCCTTCACCTTCGTCCCTCCTCTGGTCTCCACCATCTGGCTGGGAGTTACCTACTCCTTTGCTGCC GCGAGCATGTGGCCTTCCATCCCTCTCGTGGTGCCTCAAGCCACCATCGGCACCGCCATGGGCCTTGCTACCTCCGTCCAGATGGTTGGGATCGGCATCTCCAATCTGGTCGTCGGGCAGATTTTAGGCACAAAATCCAG TGACACTAAGATTCCATTGTGGCGCTGGCAGAAGATGATGATCTTCATGTTGGCCAACACCGTCGGCTGCATCATCACCTCAGTGCTGCTCAACGTGGTCGATCACAGACAG GGAGGGATGCTGAACAAGATGACCAAAAGATCAGGGCAGGCGGAGAGAGAGCCTGACAGAGAGCCGCTCAACCAAGAAGAGAAAGAGGAAAGCGAGGATGAGGGGGATGAAGCACTCCCATCCCACTCCATCAACTCTTAA
- the LOC133655593 gene encoding major facilitator superfamily domain-containing protein 1-like isoform X1, with amino-acid sequence MALDERYRFLVLFFNCLLSFGSYFCFDIPSVLQDQFQENLTCPNVTVINGTVDCVVGLGMTPQQYNLLYAICAWTNAVVVILAGFLIDKLGNRFGVFLFSFLCVSGSSLFALGSHFRGTPYLLPLMLTGRFLFGSGNGSLSIVQNCITAFWFKGKELAFAFGLTLAFSRLGSVLNFFFTQRFEESFGLQWTLWGGAFLCVLGFTSAIIVSTLDKVGTRQLGLDGAIQEESRKVRIQDVKLLSLRYWLLVLTIMFFYNGIFPFVADASKFIQDKYNGYTHEEAAYIAGAVYDSSLILSAGIGFLIDCVGLRGIFAMSCAILALPVFGLLAFTFVPPLVCTIWLGVIYPCASVSMWSSLPLVVPQATIGTAWGLASSVHMFGVGVSNLVVGQILGTKPSDAKIPLWRWQRMMIFMLANTVGCIVTSALLNIIDHRQGGTLNKRTTRAGQYERESDRETLKEESEDEGDEALPSHSMNS; translated from the exons ATGGCTTTGGACG aacgctATCGCTTTTTGGTGCTGTTTTTCAACTGCCTGCTGTCGTTTGGCTCCTACTTCTGCTTTGACATCCCCAGTGTTCTGCAGGATCAGTTTCAAGAG AACCTGACATGTCCCAATGTGACAGTGATCAATGGGACGGTGGACTGTGTGGTGGGCTTGGGGATGACCCCTCAGCAGTACAATCTTCTCTATGCTATCTGTGCATGGAC GAATGCAGTAGTGGTGATCCTAGCTGGATTCCTTATTGACAAATTGGGAAACCGCT TCGGGGTATTCCTCTTCTCTTTCTTGTGCGTTTCGGGTTCCTCTTTGTTCGCCCTGGGTTCCCACTTCAGAGGAACTCCATACCTGCTGCCACTCATGCTCACAGGACGATTTCTGTTCGGATCAGGCAACGGATCTCTGAGCA TTGTTCAGAATTGCATCACTGCCTTCTGGTTCAAGGGGAAAGAACTGGCCTTCGCTTTTGGGCTGACATTAGCGTTCTCTCGCTTGGGATCTGTGCTCAACTTCTTCTTTACGCAAAGGTTTGAAGAAAGTTTTGGCTTGCAGTGGACCCTGTGGGGAG GGGCCTTCTTGTGTGTGTTGGGCTTTACGTCTGCCATCATAGTCAGCACTCTGGACAAGGTGGGAACGAGGCAGCTGGGTCTTGATGGTGCCATCCAGGAGGAGTCTCGCAAAGTG AGAATTCAGGACGTAAAACTGCTGTCGCTAAGATACTGGCTGCTGGTTCTCACCATCATGTTCTTTTACAATGGAATCTTCCCCTTTGTTGCTGATGCCAG TAAGTTCATTCAAGATAAATACAATGGTTACACTCACGAGGAGGCTGCTTACATCGCAGGGGCCGTTTACGACAGTTCACTCATCCTCTCTGCTGGCATCGGCTTTCTTATA GATTGCGTGGGTCTGCGTGGGATTTTTGCCATGTCCTGTGCCATCCTCGCTCTGCCCGTGTTTGGACTTCTAGCCTTCACATTTGTCCCTCCTCTTGTCTGCACTATTTGGCTTGGAGTCATTTATCCTTGTGCTTCT GTGAGCATGTGGTCGTCTCTCCCTCTCGTCGTGCCACAAGCCACCATCGGCACAGCTTGGGGCCTCGCTAGTTCAGTTCACATGTTTGGGGTTGGCGTCTCCAACCTTGTCGTGGGGCAGATTTTAGGCACCAAGCCCAG TGACGCTAAGATTCCACTGTGGCGCTGGCAGAGGATGATGATCTTCATGTTGGCCAATACCGTCGGCTGCATCGTCACCTCAGCGCTGCTCAACATCATCGATCACAGACAG GGTGGGACACTGAACAAGAGGACAACAAGAGCAGGACAGTATGAGAGAGAGTCTGACAGAGAGACACTCAAAGAGGAAAGTGAGGATGAGGGAGATGAAGCACTCCCATCCCACTCCATGAACTCATGA
- the LOC133655593 gene encoding major facilitator superfamily domain-containing protein 1-like isoform X2 — MLSVHGLGVFLFSFLCVSGSSLFALGSHFRGTPYLLPLMLTGRFLFGSGNGSLSIVQNCITAFWFKGKELAFAFGLTLAFSRLGSVLNFFFTQRFEESFGLQWTLWGGAFLCVLGFTSAIIVSTLDKVGTRQLGLDGAIQEESRKVRIQDVKLLSLRYWLLVLTIMFFYNGIFPFVADASKFIQDKYNGYTHEEAAYIAGAVYDSSLILSAGIGFLIDCVGLRGIFAMSCAILALPVFGLLAFTFVPPLVCTIWLGVIYPCASVSMWSSLPLVVPQATIGTAWGLASSVHMFGVGVSNLVVGQILGTKPSDAKIPLWRWQRMMIFMLANTVGCIVTSALLNIIDHRQGGTLNKRTTRAGQYERESDRETLKEESEDEGDEALPSHSMNS; from the exons ATGCTATCTGTGCATGGAC TCGGGGTATTCCTCTTCTCTTTCTTGTGCGTTTCGGGTTCCTCTTTGTTCGCCCTGGGTTCCCACTTCAGAGGAACTCCATACCTGCTGCCACTCATGCTCACAGGACGATTTCTGTTCGGATCAGGCAACGGATCTCTGAGCA TTGTTCAGAATTGCATCACTGCCTTCTGGTTCAAGGGGAAAGAACTGGCCTTCGCTTTTGGGCTGACATTAGCGTTCTCTCGCTTGGGATCTGTGCTCAACTTCTTCTTTACGCAAAGGTTTGAAGAAAGTTTTGGCTTGCAGTGGACCCTGTGGGGAG GGGCCTTCTTGTGTGTGTTGGGCTTTACGTCTGCCATCATAGTCAGCACTCTGGACAAGGTGGGAACGAGGCAGCTGGGTCTTGATGGTGCCATCCAGGAGGAGTCTCGCAAAGTG AGAATTCAGGACGTAAAACTGCTGTCGCTAAGATACTGGCTGCTGGTTCTCACCATCATGTTCTTTTACAATGGAATCTTCCCCTTTGTTGCTGATGCCAG TAAGTTCATTCAAGATAAATACAATGGTTACACTCACGAGGAGGCTGCTTACATCGCAGGGGCCGTTTACGACAGTTCACTCATCCTCTCTGCTGGCATCGGCTTTCTTATA GATTGCGTGGGTCTGCGTGGGATTTTTGCCATGTCCTGTGCCATCCTCGCTCTGCCCGTGTTTGGACTTCTAGCCTTCACATTTGTCCCTCCTCTTGTCTGCACTATTTGGCTTGGAGTCATTTATCCTTGTGCTTCT GTGAGCATGTGGTCGTCTCTCCCTCTCGTCGTGCCACAAGCCACCATCGGCACAGCTTGGGGCCTCGCTAGTTCAGTTCACATGTTTGGGGTTGGCGTCTCCAACCTTGTCGTGGGGCAGATTTTAGGCACCAAGCCCAG TGACGCTAAGATTCCACTGTGGCGCTGGCAGAGGATGATGATCTTCATGTTGGCCAATACCGTCGGCTGCATCGTCACCTCAGCGCTGCTCAACATCATCGATCACAGACAG GGTGGGACACTGAACAAGAGGACAACAAGAGCAGGACAGTATGAGAGAGAGTCTGACAGAGAGACACTCAAAGAGGAAAGTGAGGATGAGGGAGATGAAGCACTCCCATCCCACTCCATGAACTCATGA